In Monodelphis domestica isolate mMonDom1 chromosome 4, mMonDom1.pri, whole genome shotgun sequence, one DNA window encodes the following:
- the CAVIN2 gene encoding caveolae-associated protein 2: MGEDAVQAQKFQARDNPGPEALLHQEKASNASPVPSSTPSPSLNCMTTDESIRETSQVNAVTVLTLLDKLVNMLDTVQENQHKMEQRQINLEGSVKGIQNDLTKLSKYQTSTSNTVSKLLEKSRKVSAHTREVKERMERQCAQVKRLENNHAQLLKRNHFKVLIFQEENEIPTSVFAKEPVPSITEGKEETVDENKSLEETLHTVNLSSDDEIPNEEDALEDSAEEKAEESRAEKIKRSSLKKVDSLKKAFSRQNIEKKMNKLGTKIVSVERREKIKKSLTPNHQKTSSGKSSPFKVSPLTFGRKKVHEGEGSTEEETKPGETPANDQTLTENEASSFTEVPSDTSLPPALVEENKATDVQEKLVTRENNPATKNIELSIVEDEEFEMAQEFSQKNHDDRYRLTIGETEQSEDEEQTQPAVLQIDQTA, translated from the exons ATGGGAGAAGATGCTGTGCAGGCTCAGAAGTTCCAGGCTAGAGATAACCCTGGCCCAGAGGCACTGCTACATCAGGAGAAGGCATCAAATGCCAGCCCAGTGCCATCATCCACTCCAAGTCCCAGCCTGAACTGTATGACCACAGATGAGTCCATCCGGGAGACCTCCCAGGTGAACGCTGTCACGGTGCTTACCCTCCTGGACAAGCTGGTGAATATGCTGGACACTGTGCAGGAGAATCAGCACAAGATGGAACAGCGGCAGATCAACCTGGAAGGCTCCGTCAAGGGCATCCAGAATGACCTCACCAAGCTATCCAAGTACCAGACCTCAACGAGCAACACAGTCAGCAAGCTCTTGGAGAAATCCCGCAAAGTCAGTGCCCACACCCGAGAGGTCAAGGAGCGCATGGAACGCCAGTGTGCACAGGTGAAGAGGCTGGAGAACAACCATGCCCAACTCCTGAAGAGAAACCACTTTAAAGTGCTCATCTTCCAG gaagaaaatgagatcCCCACCAGCGTATTTGCAAAAGAGCCTGTTCCTAGCATaactgaaggaaaggaagagactgTGGACGAGAACAAATCCCTGGAAGAGACCTTGCATACAGTAAACCTGTCATCAGATGATGAAATACCTAATGAAGAGGATGCCCTGGAAGACAGTGCcgaagaaaaggcagaagaaagcagggcagagaaaataaaaagatcaagCCTCAAGAAAGTAGATAGCCTCAAGAAAGCCTTTTCTCGCCAAAATATTGAGAAGAAGATGAACAAGTTAGGCACAAAAATTGTATctgtggagaggagagagaagattaAGAAATCTCTTACCCCCAACCACCAGAAAACATCATCAGGGAAAAGTTCTCCTTTCAAAGTGTCTCCCCTTACTTTTGGTCGGAAGAAAGTTCACGAGGGAGAAGGTTCCACGGAGGAAGAGACCAAGCCAGGTGAAACACCAGCCAATGACCAAACCCTAACTGAGAATGAAGCAAGTTCCTTCACAGAGGTCCCTTCAGACACATCTTTACCCCCAGCTCTGGTGGAAGAGAATAAAGCCACGGATGTTCAGGAGAAGCTTGTCACAAGAGAAAACAACCCAGCAACAAAAAACATTGAGCTGTCGATTGTTGAAGACGAAGAGTTTGAAATGGCCCAAGAATTCTCTCAAAAGAATCATGATGACCGCTATCGGCTCACTATTGGTGAAACAGAACAATCTGAGGATGAAGAGCAAACCCAACCTGCCGTTCTCCAAATAGACCAAACAGCATAA